The segment ATTCTGGCGGCCATTATGTCGTCGCTCGACAGTCAGTTCCTGTGCGTCGGTACCATCTTCACGGAAGACATGGTCGTTCACTACAAAGGTCGTGACAAAATTACCGACACTCAGGAAATCTGGTTGGCTCGTGGATTTATCGTGGCCATCGTCGCGTTGACTTATGTTCTTGCTCTCTTCCTGCAAGGGACACGAATCTTCTCACTCGCTGTCTGGTGCTTCAGTGGATTTTCCAGTCTCTTCCCATTGATTTTAGCGGCACTCTATTGGAAGCGGTTAACTAAAGCTGGTGCTTACGCCTGTGTCATCGCAGCCTTTGCATCCTGGCTGTATCTGTTCGCACAGGCGGACTTCGCAGGAAATCCGGACTACGTTCTGCAATTGAGTCTGGGTGGCGAAGAATACAAGATGATGCCCGTTGTGGGTATGATCGCCTGTTCGACTCTGGCGTTGGTGATCGTTTCACTGTTCACCAAACCACCGCGTAAAGAAACACTTGAGAAATTCTTCCCGGAGCAAACCACGTCAAAATAGTAATTGTCGTGTTCTGTTCTTCTCTCAGACTTCGGGTTTGAAAACTGGCCTCTTATGACTGAACCTTTTGTAACTCACCGCCGAGTGGAATTTTCCGACACCGACATGGCGGGGATTGTTCATTTCGCCAAATTCTACCATTACATGGAAAGCGCAGAGGCCGAGTATTTTCGGTCTCTGGGCATGACCTTGGCAAACCGCGTCAGCCATGGGCCATCCTATGGCTGGCCACGTGTTTCGACTTCCTGCAATTACAAAGCTCCCGCGTATTTTGAAGATGTGCTGGAACTTCGTATGTGGGTCGAAAGAGTGGGTGTGAAATCTCTTTCGCTGATTTTTGAATTTTGGCGAGAGGAGCTCCACTTGGCGACAGGGAAAGTCAAATGCGCCTATTGTAAATTCGTACCGGGAGAACCGATCAAGTCACTCGAAATCCCTCAGAAGTGGGTGACTGAATTTGAAAAGATTCAGTACCCTTTCAATTGAACAGGTCTGATATTTCAATTGGGAAGCATTTCACTCGGGTCGACATCGGTTCCGCTTGAATACCGAATTGACCGGCCAATACTGATACAAGGGACTCCTGAAATCGCCCGCTGTAAGACTTTCAGAACTGCTTGAAAAGGACCATCGGGATGGCAACTGCTGATCTGTCGATCCAAGACGTAAGTAAAGTATATCAAACCGTCGAAGGCACCCTCACCATTCTCAACGAGGTGAACCTCGAACTGAAGAGAGGCGAGGCGCTAGCCATCACCGGCCCTTCCGGTTCCGGTAAAAGTACTCTGCTCTACATTATCGGGACTCTGGAGAATCCGACGACGGGAACAGTCCAATTGAATGGACAGAATCCCTTCGAATTGAAACCCGCTGAGCAGGCGATGTTTCGAAATCATGAGATCGGTTTCATTTTCCAGGACCACCATCTGCTCCCGCAATGTTCTGTTTTAGAAAACGTGCTAATCCCAACGTTGGTCGACAAGGGAGCGACCAAAGAAAAGACAGAACTGGCCAAATCGCTTCTCGACCGAGTCGACCTGACCAAGCGGATCGAACATCGTCCTGCGCAACTTTCTGGAGGGGAACGCCAACGGGTCGCCGTCTGCCGCGCTCTGATTAACAACCCGACAGTGCTACTCGCGGATGAACCGACAGGTAATCTCGACCCCAGAACCGCCGAAGCCATCGGATCGTTACTGCTCGAAATTGGAAAAGAGCAAAACACGATTCTCGTCTGCGTCACACATAGCGAAACCCTCGCTGAACGGTTCGAGTTCCGACAGGAATTGTCCGACGGGAAACTAAACGTTCTCGCCACCGGCTCGGCTTCTGTTTACTCAGAAGGTACCAAGGCGTGATGAACAGGCTGAAACTGGTTCGACATAATCTGCGATACTTTTGGAAAACCAATGCCGCCCTGTTTCTCGGTTTAATGGCAGGCACTGCCGTTATTACTGGTGCGCTCATTGTCGGCGACTCGGTCCGGCAAAGCCTTGTACAGACATCGCTGGCGCGGCTCGGGGAAGTCGATCTGACCCTGCACACACCCCGTTTCTTTCGTCAGGATCTCGCTCAACAACTCTCCGGACCGTCGGAAGAAAATGACGCTCCTATCCAGACAGCACCACTGATTTCACTTAACAGCAGCCTCGTCTATGAAGAAGAGAACGATGCGCAAGGGACCAACAACATTCATCGGGCCAACAATACGAACCTGTTTGGAATCGGGGCTGAGGGTTGGTCGATGCTGGAAAATTCAGACGTCACTCCACCGAACGCGAATGAAATCTTGATTAATGCCCGTCTTGCAGGCGAACTGAATGTGAAGGTAGGTGACGAACTCTCCGCCTGGATCGAACTCCCCTCGACGATCCCTCGCGATTCCCTGTTGGGGGAACGCGATGAAACCTCTATTGAACTTCGCTACGTTATTCGTGAAATCATTCCCGAACAGGTTGGCGCCGGACGGTTTGCCTTCACTCCCAACCAGCAACTACCTCGCACCTGTTTCGTTAATTTGAGTACCTTGCAGGATTCGCTCGACTTATCTGCCATTAAACCGACACGCAGAAACCCGGAAGAACGTTTCGCTCGAGTGAACTCCCTGCTGACAACCGGGTTTTATGGAGATGAAGAACCTTCCGGTATCAAAGATGTACAAGTTCAAAACAGTCTGCTACAGATGCAGAATCAATTGGACAAACAGGTTAACCTCTCTGACTTGTACCTCAAGTTTCGTCAGAATGAAGAACAGGGATATCTCACTCTCGAAAGCGAGCAGATGATTCTAGAAGAGCCCGTGGCAACGGCAATTCAAACAGTCGCGAAGGAACTCGATCTTCCCACTTCGCCCATTCTTGTTTATCTCGCTAATGAAATCAGCTCGGGTTCTAACCCGGACAACTTCTCGATGTACTCTATTGTCGCCGGAATCGATCTCTCCGAAAATGCCCCCTTTGGTCCTTTCGAGTTTGCTTCTGAAAAAGCACCGACAGAACTGGGCGAGAATGAAATCATTCTCAACGAATGGCTGGCAACAGATCTCGCAGTCACGGTGGGAGATCTAATCAACCTGAGTTACCACACCGTCGGTTCGCATGGAGAACTCCCCGAAGAGTCACGTACATTTACTGTAACCGGTATCTGCAAGATGACAGGCCCTGCAGCAGACCGCGGTTTAACTCCGGACCTCAAAGGGATCACCGACGCAGAACGTTTTTCAGATTGGGACCAACCCTTTCCGATGGAGATGGACCGCATTACGGATCGGGATGACGAATACTGGGAGCAATATCGCGCCACCCCCAAAGCGTTCGTTTCACTCGAAACGGCTCAAGCACTCTGGAAAAGTCGATATGGCCAGTTGACCTCCTATCGAATTGCTCCCACCAGTTCCGAAACAAACATTGCCAATTTGGAAAAGAGTGTGTCGTCAAAGTTTCTAACTCAGATGAAACCCGCCCAACTGGGGCTTCAGTTCCAACCAACACGAGCAACTGGCCTGGCTGCGGCACAGGGAACGAACGACTTCAGCCAACTCTTTCTGGCATTCAGCTTCTTTATTATCCTGGCCGCCCTCGTACTGGTCAGTCTGCTGTTTAAACTCAGTCTGGAACGCCGGGCCAGTGAAGTTGGTCTTCTGATGGCCGTGGGTTATCAAGATTATCATGTGCGCCGTCAATTCCTGCTCGAAGGTTTCCTGCTGACTCTCGTGGGCACCATCGGAGGGGCGATCCTAGCGGTGGCGTATGCGGCCCTGATGATGTACGGATTGAAAACCTGGTGGAATCAGGCCGTAGGGACTGCGGACTTGAATCTTTACGTAAATCCGTTCTCACTCGTCTCCGGAATGATTGTCACTGCCTCTTTAGCATTGGTCGTGATCTGGCGTTCTCTCGCGATTCTCAATCGACGCTCTCCCAACGCTCTGCTGTCAGGACGATTGGAGACCGAATCAAATCAAGTCAAACGAGCCCCTAAAGTGGCTCGCTGGGTCTGTATCTTCTTAGGTGGACTGGGAGGAGTTTTACTATTGGCCGGACTTCTGGGACTGTTGCCACAGCAAGAAGCATTCAGCGGATTCTCCTGGCGAGTCGTCTCTTTTTTCCTGGTCGGTTTCAGTTTGTTAATCGCCTTCATCGCCGCCTTTCAAGTCTGGCTGAAGAAGCCTGATCTCGCCGAATTAAAGGGTGCGGGAACAAACGGACTCGCGCGACTTTCAATAAAGAACGTGATGCGTCATCCGCAGCGGTCTTTGCTGACAGTGCTCTTGATGTCGCTCGCAACCTTTATCATCGTCGCTGTTGCCGCAGGTCGACGGAACCCGACTTCGGAACAACCAGAACTTCATTCCGGAAACGGTGGCTTCACGTTACTCGCCGAATCATCGTTACCGTTGGTATACAATCTGAACAATCCAGAAGGACAGGCGAAACTTTTTCTCGATTCGACTCAAACAGAACAGCTACAGGGAATAAAGACCTATTCCTTCCGAGTACAACCAGGTGAAGAAGCGAGTTGTCTCAACTTATATCAAACTCGACTGCCGACGATTCTGGGCGTCCCCGACGAATTCATCCAACGGGGAGGTTTTAAGTTTGCCGACACTCCCGGAGAAAACCCGTGGCAAACGCTTACTAAAAAACAGGGTGAGGCGATTCCCGTCATCGGCGACATGAACACACTGCAATACAGTCTGCACGTAGCGCTTGGCGATGAAATCGACATGACGGACCAACGAGGGATTAATCATCCGTTGAAGATTGCGGGCATGCTGGATGGGAGTGTATTTCAAGGCGTGCTGTTAATGTCTGAAAAACATTTTCGCGAACTCTTCCCTGAACGTGCCGGGTACCAGTACTTTTTATTCGAAGCCCCACTCGACAACATGCCAGAGCTGACTAAAGTTTTGGAGACTCAGTTGACTGAATACGGCTTTGATGCGGAGCCTGTCTCCGAACGGATTGCTCAATTCCTCGCTGTGCAGAACACTTACCTGTCCACCTTTCAAACCTTGGGAGGGCTGGGCCTGCTCCTCGGTTCATTTGGCTTGGGGACGGTGATGCTACGAAACGTCTTGGAGAGAAACAGTGAACTGGCTCTGCTGCGTGCAGTAGGGGTGACCCCGGCAGGAATTGGTTGGATGGTTCTCGTAGAGAATGGGTTCCTGCTCTCATGTGGACTTCTTTCGGGGGTGATTGCGGCGTTACTCGCGATGGCCCCCCACCTCATGAGCACCGGAGCCGATTTCCTCTGGCTCAGCACGATCATTATCCTCGGTTTGATCTGGATCGTCGGAATGCTGGCAGCCCTCTTCGCTGTCTATGCCGCAGTGAAGACACCCATCGTCAGCTCTCTTCGAGCTTTGTAAGTTGGATTGAACAAACAGACGACTTTGTGTTCACCGAACGCTCTGAATTCCCTCGAAAAGATTTTCGGGCTAGTGGATGCAAAACGAATTCAAACTGACTACGATCTGGGAGCGGCTCACCTTAAATATAGTCAGAAGATTAAAACAGCCAGACAATTCTGTTTCGGTGGATCTAAGTTGCTATCGGAACATTATGATTTTACAACGACGTGAACTGTCACTTAACCAGGAATTGATCTAGATGAAAGCTTCACTAATACCGATTTTATTTGCTCTGGGAACTGCGCTCTGCTGGGGTCTGTATGGACCAACCCTTGGTAAAGCTCGAGACTTTGAACACAGCCCTTTTAAGCCTTACGTCTTCATTGGCGTCGCCTATCTGGTCTGGGCCATCGCGGGCAGTTTTCTGGCAATGTACCTTCGTAAAGAACCGATGACGTTTACCACGAACGGAATGATCTGGGGATTCGGCGCAGGAACATTAGGTGCCATCGGCGCGTTCTGTCTCACCATGGCGATGTTCTCCGGTGGATTTAAGTTCCCCCATGTCGTGATGGCGGTCGTCTTTGGATGTGCAGTGACAGTGGCTGCCCTCGTATCCCTGGTGACGGCAGAGCAAAAAGGGGGAACAGGACTGTGGATTGGGATCGCAGGCATGCTGATCTCGGCGATTGTAGTGGCGTTAAACACACCTCATGCGCACCCACCACAGAAAAAAACAGATGCTACCGCAGTGGAATCACCTGCTGCAGTCACGGGAACAACTGAGTCAAACGAGAGTTAATTCCTGAACAAATCGAATTTCAGAACAAACAAAAAAGGACGCTGGGATTTCTCCCGCGTCCTTTTTTCGATGATTGACTCCACTCAGATAACGGTCGTTTCCACCGTGCCTGTTTGGTTCTCCGTTTTGACTTTGATTTTAATTTCGTGCGGTCGTTCGGGTTCCGGCTTGGGGAGCTGTACGGTCAACACACCATGACTTGCCTCAGCGGTAATTTCATCCGCGAGTACTTGGCAGGGCATTGGAATCGAACGGTCAAAGGAGCCTGTCAAACGTTCCTGCAAATGAACGCGGGCATCTTCGCTACGGCTCGCTTCACAGCTCATTCGTAACCCACGAACTCGTAGCATGTTTCCGGCAATGCTGAGATCAATGCTTTCCGGATCAATGCCAGGGATATCGATACAAATGCAAACGGTTTCGTTCGTTTCAACAATGTCGATATCTGGTTGAAAAGTCGACTGAGGATTCAGGCCGAATGCTCCTAAGGCTTTTTCGCCCTGTTGCACCACCATGCCCAGCCAGTTTTCGAATTCCGCACGCAATTTATTCATGGACTTTTGCGAATCTTGTTGATTAGTCGTTTCCGGCATCATGACTCTCCTTCACATAGTGGTTAATTATTCGAGGTCGCTGACTCTATTGTACACATTGAGGGGTCGCGAAAAAGATGTTTTCTGTAAGAGGCAGAGTCTGTTCGCAAACATTTACTGAATATTAGAACTCATTTTGAAAAACCGGATGCGGAAGTTCTTCTGCATGAAAAAGAAGAGAGTTTTTTCCACTTTGGCAGATTCCCGGTCCATTCCCGAACGAATTCAAACGTCGAGTTTAATTCGTGGCAATCGGAATGCGACGGGCTTCGCCGCGCTGTGCTTTTGGAAGTACCACTTTAAGAACACCGTGATTCATGCTTGCCGAGATATTATCGTAATCAACCTGGTCGCTAAGAATGAAGGACCGGAGAAAACTTCCCACTTCATACTCTTTGTGGAGCAACTGGGCTTCTTCCGGAACAGGCGTCTTAACGCGACCGAACAACGTCAATTTGTTGTCCTGTACCTGCAGTTCCAGGGTATCTGACGAAACACCGGGCAAATCGGCATGTAAAACCATGCCCTCTTCTGATTCATAAATATCAATCGGAGGGGTAAAGACAAATCGTTCCTGAGCCAACTCGGCGGCCAGTTCAGATTGCGGTTCGTTTTCCGGTTCCGGGAGTGAATTACTCATCGATTCTGTTCCCTGTGGTAATGATTCCTACCATGTCACTGAAATGTCACATCGCTGATATAAGACTTTTAAAGGGAGCCTCACATCACCCCTCTTCTTTATGAACTTCGATATTCCGGGGTTTTGGTTTCGGGGGTTCGGGTGTCTGCTGTGCAGATTCGTCAGTATCTGACGGGGATTGCTGCTGATCGACAATTCGGATTTTACGCGGTTCTGGCTGCTGGGCTTTAGGAAGATGAATCAGAAGGACGCCATTGTTGAATTCGGCGTGTAATTCCTCCTCCAGTATGCGGTCTGGAAGAGAAACAGTGCGTTGCCAGTTTCCCCGAAAACGCTCCTGGCGTCGAAATTTGTCGTCGGGTACTTCTTTGACATCGTTGCGGTCTCCCTTTAAGGAGAGCAGACCGGCATCGACGGTTAGTTCGAGCTCTTCCGGATCCGTACCGGGAATCTCTGCTGTGAGCAAAAACTCATGTTCGAGTTCGTAGATATTGATGGCCGGAAATTGTCGTCCCGGCCGAATCCCGTGAATCGAGAGATTCATGCCTCGCAAAAAGCGATCGACTTCCCGCTCCAGGTCACCTAATGGAGACCAGGGATGTCCCCAACGGAAGAACGCCATCTTCCAGACTCCTCATGTCTTCAATTCAAAATGGGTATTTTTAGATCGGCAACTCGATGTGACGATAGAAATGCAAATGGATTTCAACCGATAAATACAAAGCAAAGGGTGTACCCTTCGTCGCTATGGCATCAGATTTCCATCTTCACGCTCACAGTCAGAACCTATCCTCTTACTTTGTAAGGCTTTATAATTCCTGTTCCTTTACAGTTCGTCTAAATAATCATTCTCTTTTAGAACAATGCCGTCCTCAGAAAGCGAGGTTTTCCGCTTATCACCCTCTAGCAACTGCCATTATGGCAGACACGTTTTCTAATTCAGTTGAATAACCTCGAAGGAACAGGCAGGTTGAATCGACGCGCCTCTTTCCAGCCAGGCAGAAACGGGTTTAATTTTCAGGCAATGGCTCGCTTTCGAAACGCAGGTGATTACACTGAGGCAAAAGGCTTCCTATTTTGCCAGGTTCAGGGAATTGTGTCCCTGATGACGACGACATTTATTTATTCAGCGAAGGCTTGGGCATGACAAAGCAGGGTTCCCCACGACACGCCGTTTACGCCGGTAGCTTTGATCCAATCACGCTTGGGCATTGTGACATCATTGAGCGGGGCGCAGCCCTGTTCGACAAATTAACCGTCGGGGTCGGGATCAATCCTGACAAAAGGCCGCTGTTCGAATCTGAGGAACGAGTAGAATTAATCTCACAAGTCCTGAAGAAACTGTCCAATGTCGAAGTGAAGTGCTTCACCGGCCTGACTGTTTCATTTGTACATGACTGTGACGCTTCGGTGATGCTACGTGGTATTCGGACGTTGACGGACATTGAATCTGAATTCACGATGTCGCTCGCCAACCACACCCTCGCTCCCGACATTGAAACAGTCTTCCTCATGTCAGGAGAAAGTTTTACCCATATCTCCAGCTCACTGATTAAACAAATTGCCCTTCTGGGGGGAGCTGAGAATGCCGACCGCCTGGCTAATTTCGTCCCGGAACCCGTGATCAAACCACTCATGGCTAAATTTGCCAATCGCTAAACGGGTCACTTATGGACAGTGGAGTACCATCCCTGGAAACTTGGCCTATTACGGAACTGTCCAAAAGATCGCCTCAACCCGCACGATCGTCATAACCGATACTCTGTTTATATAGACGAGATCCAAGGGGATCGTACGTCTGTTGATTTGATATCACCGCAGGCCAACTCCATTCGGAAATTCGGTCTGCTGATATTCAAGAGCAATCAAACAGGTGAAACGGATACGCAGGACAGTGATCGGAACGCTCAATATGTTAATTTGAGCTGCCCCCTCTGGCGAAACCGACACCCTATCTTGGATAAGATGGATCGGGATATGACCTCAGCGACCAAGTTGCTTCAACGCGCCGTCAGTCACGAGCGGAATGGTGAACTTCAGGCATCAGAAGAAACACTTAAAAAGCTGATCACACGGCACCCGCGCCATAGTGATGCGCTGCATCTGATGGGAGGCGTGATTCTGAAACAGCAGCGGCCAGTTGACGCACTGAACTTCTTTAAACGTGCTCTTGAGACAGGAACGCGTACGGCGCCCCTATTCAGCAACATGGGCGCAACCTGTCGGCAGATAGGTAATCTGACAGAATCGATCATGTACTACTCCAAGGCGATCGAAATCGATCCACGTTATGCACCGGCCTGGTTCAATCTGGGAATCATGCATGAGATGCAAGGCGATCTTGAATCAGCCCAAAAATGCTACGAAAAAACAATCGAATTAAAACCAGATTTCTCTGCAGCGCACAACAACCTGGCAAACTTGATTCCCAAGCTGGCAGGTGGCGAAACGATGGTTTTGAAGCACCAGGAAAAGGCAGTGCAATTAAAACCTCAGAATGCCAATTATCAGAACAGCCTTGCGCGCACGCTTTATACTGAAGGTCGCCATGAAGAATCGTTGGAATGTTTTCAACGAGCGATCGAACTCAGTCCAACTAATGCAGACTATCTCGTCGACTGCGGCGTAGTCCTCAATATGCTGGAGAGATCTGAGGAGGCATTGGAGCTTCTCGAAAAAGCACTGGAGATGGTCCCGGACCATCCTGTAGCCTTATTCAATGCCGGAAAGATTCGCCACAATTCCGGTCAGCACGAAGAGGCAGCCCTCTATTATCGCTCAATTCTGGAACAGGATAATAACCATGTGTCAGCCTTGCTCAATCTGGCGAAGTGTGAGCGGGAATTAC is part of the Polystyrenella longa genome and harbors:
- a CDS encoding ABC transporter ATP-binding protein; protein product: MATADLSIQDVSKVYQTVEGTLTILNEVNLELKRGEALAITGPSGSGKSTLLYIIGTLENPTTGTVQLNGQNPFELKPAEQAMFRNHEIGFIFQDHHLLPQCSVLENVLIPTLVDKGATKEKTELAKSLLDRVDLTKRIEHRPAQLSGGERQRVAVCRALINNPTVLLADEPTGNLDPRTAEAIGSLLLEIGKEQNTILVCVTHSETLAERFEFRQELSDGKLNVLATGSASVYSEGTKA
- a CDS encoding Hsp20/alpha crystallin family protein, producing MMPETTNQQDSQKSMNKLRAEFENWLGMVVQQGEKALGAFGLNPQSTFQPDIDIVETNETVCICIDIPGIDPESIDLSIAGNMLRVRGLRMSCEASRSEDARVHLQERLTGSFDRSIPMPCQVLADEITAEASHGVLTVQLPKPEPERPHEIKIKVKTENQTGTVETTVI
- a CDS encoding Hsp20/alpha crystallin family protein encodes the protein MAFFRWGHPWSPLGDLEREVDRFLRGMNLSIHGIRPGRQFPAINIYELEHEFLLTAEIPGTDPEELELTVDAGLLSLKGDRNDVKEVPDDKFRRQERFRGNWQRTVSLPDRILEEELHAEFNNGVLLIHLPKAQQPEPRKIRIVDQQQSPSDTDESAQQTPEPPKPKPRNIEVHKEEG
- a CDS encoding Hsp20/alpha crystallin family protein codes for the protein MSNSLPEPENEPQSELAAELAQERFVFTPPIDIYESEEGMVLHADLPGVSSDTLELQVQDNKLTLFGRVKTPVPEEAQLLHKEYEVGSFLRSFILSDQVDYDNISASMNHGVLKVVLPKAQRGEARRIPIATN
- a CDS encoding acyl-CoA thioesterase gives rise to the protein MTEPFVTHRRVEFSDTDMAGIVHFAKFYHYMESAEAEYFRSLGMTLANRVSHGPSYGWPRVSTSCNYKAPAYFEDVLELRMWVERVGVKSLSLIFEFWREELHLATGKVKCAYCKFVPGEPIKSLEIPQKWVTEFEKIQYPFN
- the coaD gene encoding pantetheine-phosphate adenylyltransferase → MTKQGSPRHAVYAGSFDPITLGHCDIIERGAALFDKLTVGVGINPDKRPLFESEERVELISQVLKKLSNVEVKCFTGLTVSFVHDCDASVMLRGIRTLTDIESEFTMSLANHTLAPDIETVFLMSGESFTHISSSLIKQIALLGGAENADRLANFVPEPVIKPLMAKFANR
- a CDS encoding ABC transporter permease, with translation MNRLKLVRHNLRYFWKTNAALFLGLMAGTAVITGALIVGDSVRQSLVQTSLARLGEVDLTLHTPRFFRQDLAQQLSGPSEENDAPIQTAPLISLNSSLVYEEENDAQGTNNIHRANNTNLFGIGAEGWSMLENSDVTPPNANEILINARLAGELNVKVGDELSAWIELPSTIPRDSLLGERDETSIELRYVIREIIPEQVGAGRFAFTPNQQLPRTCFVNLSTLQDSLDLSAIKPTRRNPEERFARVNSLLTTGFYGDEEPSGIKDVQVQNSLLQMQNQLDKQVNLSDLYLKFRQNEEQGYLTLESEQMILEEPVATAIQTVAKELDLPTSPILVYLANEISSGSNPDNFSMYSIVAGIDLSENAPFGPFEFASEKAPTELGENEIILNEWLATDLAVTVGDLINLSYHTVGSHGELPEESRTFTVTGICKMTGPAADRGLTPDLKGITDAERFSDWDQPFPMEMDRITDRDDEYWEQYRATPKAFVSLETAQALWKSRYGQLTSYRIAPTSSETNIANLEKSVSSKFLTQMKPAQLGLQFQPTRATGLAAAQGTNDFSQLFLAFSFFIILAALVLVSLLFKLSLERRASEVGLLMAVGYQDYHVRRQFLLEGFLLTLVGTIGGAILAVAYAALMMYGLKTWWNQAVGTADLNLYVNPFSLVSGMIVTASLALVVIWRSLAILNRRSPNALLSGRLETESNQVKRAPKVARWVCIFLGGLGGVLLLAGLLGLLPQQEAFSGFSWRVVSFFLVGFSLLIAFIAAFQVWLKKPDLAELKGAGTNGLARLSIKNVMRHPQRSLLTVLLMSLATFIIVAVAAGRRNPTSEQPELHSGNGGFTLLAESSLPLVYNLNNPEGQAKLFLDSTQTEQLQGIKTYSFRVQPGEEASCLNLYQTRLPTILGVPDEFIQRGGFKFADTPGENPWQTLTKKQGEAIPVIGDMNTLQYSLHVALGDEIDMTDQRGINHPLKIAGMLDGSVFQGVLLMSEKHFRELFPERAGYQYFLFEAPLDNMPELTKVLETQLTEYGFDAEPVSERIAQFLAVQNTYLSTFQTLGGLGLLLGSFGLGTVMLRNVLERNSELALLRAVGVTPAGIGWMVLVENGFLLSCGLLSGVIAALLAMAPHLMSTGADFLWLSTIIILGLIWIVGMLAALFAVYAAVKTPIVSSLRAL